ctctggagaccaggctggccttgggctcacagaaatccacctgcctctgcctcccaactgctggaatcaaaggtgtgtgccaccaccgcccagcaagaaaaCTGATCTTCACAGCAAACTTACTGACAGTGACACTTGGCATGTCGCCTCGGACCCGTACCGAGCCTTGTTAAGTGAGGCAGGCTACTGAGCTCCCTGTGGCGGTAGGAGAGCAAAATGAACGGTTGGCAGCCACCAGGATGTTTAACTGACCCAGGCAGTCACTCCACCTAACTGATGCTAGGGGAAGGAGGTGCTCTACTGGAGCCCTCCCTGAGGATTGAATGAAACTCAATTGTTCAATAGCTGTAGTTTCACAAAAATAGTAGAGACTGAAATTATCCAAGGTCACAACAGtaaacaagcaaaaaccaaaaccagtacCAGccatcttccctttcttcctggtctccagaccaagttccaggatggcctgggctacacaaggaagcaactctgtgagctcctggagGCAAGCACACCGAGGACCCCCAAATGTCAGattccacccacagaacactcCAACTGCCCTAATGCTGGACCCAGCCCCCGCTCTACAGAGTAAAAGCCCAAGctcaggacttgaaatcccaccaatctccactCTGGAAATCTCACCTGGAAAGCACCACCCCCTAggtccccaccccgcccccaagaAACACTACATAAACCCTGACTGCTGCTCAGTCCTCTGCTGCTTCTCgcctgagcagaggcagctgcCCTCCTGGGTTTTCCCCTCCCGATAAATCTCTCACGTGAGGTTTGCTGTGTGGTGTGACTCTGTGGTATTCCTTCGTTCCCCACCCTGGGgacacctttcccttcagagctgcagCACTTCAgtttgtccaggctggcctgggtcttgctaggtagcccatgctggcttcgCATTCTCAATCTTTCTCTTCAGCTTCCCAAATCCTGGGACTGCAGGGGCATGTCACTGTGTGTGGATACACTACCAATTTCAAGTGTGAGTAGCTCCGAAGTTCTGGCTGGCTCCAGGTTGTCTATGGACAACGCCCGATACTGAGCTGCTCAAGTGTGTTGGAACACTGAGAACAAGGTTGGCACTCACTAATTCCCTTGTGAGGGCTGTCATAGCCCCTTTGCGACAGGATCTCATGCATCTCAGGCTGAGTTTGCTAGTATTTGAGGAGAATCTtgacctcctaagtgctggggttacaggtgtgcactatcacACCCACACCACCATTTTTATTGGCAGATTATCTGCTTTGTACTTGCTATCAGACTGTAAAGTTGTGAGAGCAGGGACTGGGTCTGCTGTGGCCAGAACTTGGGTGTTTTACCACATTTGACAGTAAGCTGTAGAGGGAGCTACTGCACAAATTGCTGATTGAAAAGGGGGCCTCAGAGCAGTAAGGGAAAATCATGTTTCCCTACTCAGGCTGCTACAGGCCAAGAAATCCAGGCACTTTTCAGAAGTCATCTGTACGTCTCTACGGAAACTTTCAGCCTAGTCCATCCACATGCCAGAGGAAAGCTGATGGAAGAAACCCAGGGGACACTGCCTGTTAACTGATCTACCTTCTGTTGACTGAGAAAAGGCTCTTGTATTCCATTTAAGCAGGGAACTACCTGACTGAGAAACCCCAGACTCCTGCTGAAGACTCTTCAACTTCAAAGGATGTTACTCACTGGTTCTTGTGTTTGAAGCCACTGACGTGAGCTTGGTACTGTTCTATGGAGTTCAGCACTATCTTACACGTCTTGCAGGGGTAGCCTTTCCCAGCTGAAACACACATCAAAACGAAGAGTTAGTTATCCAGTAGGAAGGaactggaggaatgctgctttgcACAGAGCATGCAAAAGATCTTCTGAAGACGGATGGGTGGAGCTGAGAGGTCCTGGGTGCTCTGGAGGCACAGACTGTAACACTGTACCTCCTTAGTCTCATCAAGCAATCCCAATTCCTAGTTCCAGCAAACACCAGACTAGACTGTTACTGAATAAACAAAGAAGGACAGAATATGAGCTGCTGAGATATCTTAGTGGGTAAAGAAGCTTGcatacaagcctgatgacctgggttcaatcctaatGACCCACAAGGTAGGAGGGCAGATCTGACTCCTCCAAGCTCTCCTTTGACATCTACATGAgtaccacagcatgtgtgtgcccCACCCTTAACAAAATAAGCAGATCTTATAACAATAAAGAACCACAGAACAGAGGTGACCTTTGCTTTACCTAGTGGCTTCATTAAGGGCACCCTTCACTGAGAGATCTCTTGGAAGGCCCACTCGCCTCAGGATTGCAATGACAGTAATTAAGGAGTGCAGCTGTTATAAAAGTCAATCTGTCTTTTTATATTGGGATTCAGACACCCTGCCTCACAGCCAGGGTTGCTCTAGTGACACAGTGGCTTTTTGCCATATGGCTCCAGCAGTGAATCAGGTCTAAGAGGTCAGACTGGAACCCTGGCTCTGTTGCATGTAATGTCGCTAAATACTTTTCCTTCCAATGCTTATCTTTTCACAACCATAAACCAATTAATTATACTACTTTATACTTATAATACTTAGGATAAAATAGCTATGtcttgggatttaaaaaaaaataatttatgtgcatgtgtttgcctccttatatgtacatgtgtgcaggtgcctaaaatgccagaagagggagtcatttcctctggaactggagtggttgtgagccatctgatataCCCGCTTTGAGACCAGCAAGTGGtgtgaactgctgagccatctctctagtgctattttttaaaattttatttttgaaatgaggtctcactatattatgtagctctggctagccttaAAGACATGGTGATTACACTGTCTtagtctcttgagtgctgagattataggtatgcatcaccatgccaGGCCACAATATATTTCTTCTGAGATAGTATTTTAGGCTAGGCTTCAACTTGTTCCTCCagcctcacctcccaagtgccaagattacaagcatgtactatCTATCATACTTGCTTATTTTGCATACCTTATAATGCTCTCATGAGAATCATAACTAATATATATGAGGAAATAAGGAACAGCACATGTCTCGGGACACAGAGCTAGAAAGGGCAAACCAATGGCCCATTATGTGAAGGGTGGACTTATTTTTGCATGCCAGGTGCTAGCTGTGGTAGGACAAGCAGCACACATACAACTGGAAAGCCCCTCCTAGTTCCGATGCCTTTGAACCACCTGTTACCTTCAAACCTCACAGCACACCTTTACCATGTACCTGTGGGACCACAGGTCAGCTATTTAGCCTCTGATTTCCTTGTGTGTGAAAGTGGAGCTTCTCTAAGATTTTGGGCTCCTGATATATAAAATAGGGTTACTGTTAGTATCAGcctcaaaaagttaaaatgcttttttttaaaaagcatttgagTTGGgcacagtggcgcacacctttaatccaagcacttggcgAGGTagaggcacatctctgtgagatcgaggccagcctcgtctataaagtgagttccaggacagccagagctgcataatcAGACCCTgtcctccaaaacaaaacaatgaacaaataacaaaaaacaaagaatagatTAAAAAGTATTGGTACGGGGAAGGAGGATTAATAGTAACAATTGGTTATgatttgtatgaaaatgtcataatgaaacccactacTTTGTAGGCAAaacgaaataaaacaaaacccttttAGATAGGgccttatatagtccaggctagctaaagctggctttgaattcctcaTCATCCTGCTTAcatcttccaaatgctgggattacaggggaaGTCATTTTTGGGTCTCATGTAACTCAGCTGACTTCCAATTCTCTATGCAGTCAAGGATGATCTTTGACTCCTGACCTTCCTTCTTCACCTTTCAAGTCCTGGATTCTGAGGAGTGCTACCGTGCCTAGTTCACTGTAGCTTTGGAAAATCTACAATGCCTcaagttttgctttctttctttctcaaggcTGCCTTTGTTGCTGGAGGTCATGAATACACACAGGATAGTTCTCTACTCTTATGAAGAATGTCATTGGCATCTGGATAGGAATTATCCCAAATCCACAAATCACTTATAGTatggatattttatattaattttgccAACACAGGACACACCCCCATTTTAGCAATGGTGGtgcctgtttgcttgtttgttttttaggagAGGGTCTTGCCATGgagtccaggctgacctgaatGGAGATCAGTAAGATTGTAGCttagacaggccttgaacttgaggcaattctcctgcctcaggctcacaTGTGTACTGTCCTTCAgttcttcaattttatttatttagtttttgtgtGTACTTTGAGCGCATGCACGCTTGTGGAATTCAGAGGTTGACATgaggtgtctttctctattgttCTTATTGAGACTGATTCTCTCATTGAACTCAGAAATTACTTACTGGCTAGAATGGCTGGTTAgctagctccagggatccacctgtctgctCCGCTGGCACTATGgtatagatgtgcaccaccacacccagctttcatgtgagtgctggagtcTTTCTGCTTATGgtgcaggcactttaccaactgaaccatctcccagctCCCTTTTCAATATCTTTTGATTAGTTTAATAATCttcatgaggggctggagagatggctcagtggttaagagcactcactgctcttccagaggacccaggttcaactctcagcacccacatggcagctcagagctGTCTGTAAATTCAGATTTggagatccgacaccctcacacagacacacatacaggcaaaacaccaaagcacataaaataaaaatacatcattaaaaaaaaaatcttcatgaagTCAACATTtacttccttaattttttttatagtcATTAGGAAATTGCTTTTCTGGTGTCTTTCTTAGCAATTTTGTTATTGGTGTATGAAAAGctgatttttaatattcattgCATCATGAAACTTACTGAACCTGTCTGTTAGGGCTCTGAGACTGGATCTTGCTaatgtagttcaggttggccttgaactattTCTACAGCACAGGCTGGCTTGGGACTCACTATCACCCTGCCCCAAATTACAGACAAATGCCACCActactttatttttccttttttcttttcttttcttttctgtgtgtgtgtgtgtatgtatgtgtgtgtgtgtatatatatatatatatatatatatatatatatatatatatatatatatagagagagagagagagagagagagagagagagagagagagagagaagactcaaTATGCAACTCAGGATAGGCTTGGACTCACTATTTTTCTGCCTtagccttgtgagtgctgggattaggcaGCGGCCACCTCACTCAGCCACTTACCACAACTAACACTGCTTAGGAGTGTTTTATGGGGACAATTGAAACACACAGCACTGTTCTCGTTGATTCACAGCAAACACCCCTGGGCAGGAGCAGATGACAACTAGATTGAGGCAGATCATCTTCTCACCCGACTGAGAGTCTAATTTTCATTGAGATCAGATTCCTTCCAGATCCCTTACAATTAATTACCTTGGTACATTGTAAATAGtcctacatttaaatttttcctcTGTCAAGTAGACCATGTTACAAAAACGTCCAGATGAGTTACAATATGTTTAAAGTTAAATGTTAAGAAATAAGGAAAGGCTGGGTATACACTCGGGGTAGAGCActggagaaaagaagggaaaggcCATCTTCCCATTCGACAGTGAAGGACACTCACTTGATGACAACATTAAGGGGAAGTGGGATGAcgcagtaggtaaaggcacttgcttagCAGCCCTGAAGCCTTGGTTACAGAGATCACAGCAGGATCTGTTTACCCACCTGTGGAAATGCCACTTTTGGTCCAGGCTGATTTTTTTCATGGATTGTTTTCTCATACTGCACATATTTAAAGGGCTGGAAAGACTCTAGTTAAATGTGTTGAAGTTATTTtggatgcacacatgtatacatgtgctgGGTACAGTACTGTGTTGGGCACTGTGCTGTGGCCTCTGATGCAGTGGGCCTTCTGGAGAATGGTTTCCTGTGGGAAGCTAAGGGAAGGAGACTGGTCTGTTCTGGCTGCTGCAGCCTCGGACAATGCTCTTCTGGGGGAGAAGAGAGCCAGCGCTCATACACCCAGCTTCTTAAGATGCTGCTGTGACGGAGCTTATGCCAAGCATGGAGGCACagccctgtaatcctagcagctGAGAGTGGAGGCAGGACAGTCAGGAGTTTGTCATCCTTGGATACACACAGTTAATTCAAGGCCAGAATGGgctcaggaaacaaaacaaatcctaaACCCCTAAACCAACTAAAGCAGCCCTGCTCTGAGCTCACAGACTGGCAGGCTATATTCACAAcaagaacaatgaccttgcttccatttatttatttaattgcatATGTGTCTATATACAGGTATACATATGCATACTCCTAATCCTCCAGTCTCTAActtacaagtgctgggattacaggtatgtactacTGTGCCATGTTGATGTGGTGCTGCGAACTGAAGCTAGGGCTTTGTGTGCATGTTAGACACACATTCTACCAACTAAGTAACATTCCCAGCCCCAAACATACTATAGACTAATAGGAAGAGCCTCTATTTGTGAACACCCACTCCCATGATGCTAGGTAACATTTTGAGATTAAGGAAGCTAGAATGGTCTCCTCTTTCACCATGATTCCCTAGGGATAGAGGCAGATCTCAAATGCTGAGGAAAGAGATATCCTAAGGATATTCAAACTTTGGTAAAGGCTGTTGAGGCCTTCAATCAAGCAATGTAGATGTTACCTAGGGAGCTTAAATCAGAggttagggctggggagatggcgtggcagttaagagcacttgctcttcttccagaggacccaagttcagttcccagcattcacgtTAGGTggcacaaccatctataacttcagtgtCAGGTAATCAAACCCTtcctctggtctccttgggcatcCGCACTTACCCACCCACAGATATACATaaacacatcattaaaaaaataaatgtgttttctttttttctctgtgtagccttggctgtcctggaattcactctgtagaccaggctggccttgaactcagagatctgtctgcctctgcctcctgagtgctgggatagcttattttcttatacagcccaggaccacctgcccaggggttgcACTGtccacatttttttccttaaaaaaaaaaaaaaaaaaaaaaaaaaaatcttgccaggcggtggtggcgcacgcctttaatcccagcactcgggaggcagaggcaggcggatctctgtgaatttgaagctagcctggtctacataatcagctccagacagccagagctacacaaagaaaccctgtctcaaaaacaaacaacaaacaaacatatatttaAATCAGAGATTATAAACTGGTGGCTCTTgaacatgcacaaggtcctgtATTTCATGCCCAGCATTAAAATAAAgctaataataatgataataaaaacacaaatttggCTTTCCAtagtatttttggtttttttctggagacagggtctctctgtgtagtcctgactgttctggagctggttatgtagtccaggctagcctcatactcacagaactctacctgcctctgcctcctgaatactgagaGTAAAGGCGCGAGCCGCCATACCTGACTTCCACAGTGCTTTAAAACTGAAAGACAGCAACACCAGTGTCACTTGGAGCGGTTCACACTCTTCAGTTGACCATGGTCATCTTTGGATCTTACAATTAAATTTCCTGCTTGTTCCCCTGCATCCCCTcaagacagggtcccactatgtatcccagactgTCCTTGACTCTGTGATCGTCCTGGgtcacctcctaagtgctggagtgCACCATGCTGTCTTCCTACCTGCCTTCCGTGCTTGCAAGCCCTGCTTTAGAGAATGCAGGACGCAGCACACATTGGGTAATCCAGGGAGCCCCAGTGCTCAGTCCCTGGTCCACCTCTGTGTGTGAGCCGGGCCCTCTCACCTGGGAAGTCAGAGACAGCAGGGTCCGCCAGCCGCCCGTAGTGCGCCATGAGTTTGAGCTTAGTCTCCTGCTTCCTGTGTCTCTTGCCCATATAATGTTGTTGAGCCATGGCAGGGTCGTTGAAAGTTGAATGGCAGAGGCTGCAGAACTTGTCTGGGTCTAGCATCTCTCTATTCTGGTGCAAGGCTAAGGTGGAGGCCACAAGGAAAGGATTTGTAAGGTGTTTCGACAGAGCTGTGGTGAGAGAGTtcaaacagaaacaatgaaaacaCAACCCAGAAGGTGCCAGGCTTCTGAGTATGCTTGAGGTGAAAGAAAGGCGGTGTCACCCATCACCTTGGAGATGGGGCACTGCCCGTGAGAGTCATACCATAAATGCCTTCTCTAATTGGGAAAGGTGGCAAGATCTGAGCGAGCGCAATGAACAACTCATTTGTCTGCCAGCTTTAGGGACATGAGCCCTAGTGTTTGCGCACAAGGCTCTGACTTGTGCTGTCCAGTTGCCTAATTGGGACAGAGCAAGCAAACATTCTTGCAGACTCTAGCTCTCAGAATTTCTTGGAATTTCAAAGTGAGTTGGATAAGAACTGTGAACATTTCATTTCCATCCTTAAAATACAGCAGTTACAGAGCTGAAGCAGACATTCAAGCTCTGAGTCTGTACAGAGTCAGGCAACCAGATTAAAAACTacttttattatgtatgtatgtatgtatgtatgtattttgagaaagagtctcactatgtagctatgtAGCTCTTGGCTGGCCTAAGATTCAGGATGTAATCCAGGCTGGGATTggagtgtgagccaccacacctcgCAGAGATGCCTGAGACTCCACTAAAGTCTTGGCAACGTGAGGGGAGGGAACAGTGGCAGTAACAATTacccattttatatatttttgcactTTCCCTTTGGGGTCTCAGAAGTACTCCAATGAAGTAGGTATCATTTTGTCATATTACAGAGAACACTGAGCTTTGACAGTGAAAATGACTTGCTCAAGATCACCAAGTCAGTGAGAGAACCCTGAACTGTGTGACCCTGGAGCCATCATCCTGTGCCAGGCTCAAGAGTACAGCAAGAAGACTTGAAGGCTACCATTGATGCATTCATCATCTGAAAACATTCCtgctctgctcaaagaattcaaTTAGTCAGGGGCTGAAGAGTAGGTTCAGGCTAAGAATGTCTacggttcttccagaggatctgagctcaATTCACAGCACCCTTGTCAGGTGGGTCACAAAGCCTTTATCCAATTGTTCTGGCCTATGCAGttaaatgtacacacatgtatacacacacacacacacacactttaaaaaatagaaatgaatcttttcttaaaaaaagaaaccagcaAATCAGAGTCTGGTATGGACATATGTGTGAGTCTCTCA
This sequence is a window from Peromyscus eremicus chromosome 5, PerEre_H2_v1, whole genome shotgun sequence. Protein-coding genes within it:
- the Znf346 gene encoding zinc finger protein 346 isoform X3, with the protein product MRSSSTARLAGKMECPTPSATEAADPGGAGPYNSSEEQEGREPDGVRFDRERARRLLEAVSGAQPAGREEALSKHLTNPFLVASTLALHQNREMLDPDKFCSLCHSTFNDPAMAQQHYMGKRHRKQETKLKLMAHYGRLADPAVSDFPAGKGYPCKTCKIVLNSIEQYQAHVSGFKHKNQSPRTVVSPVSRMPVQTQPTPKDSSVVGD